From Candidatus Omnitrophota bacterium, the proteins below share one genomic window:
- a CDS encoding response regulator, translating into MSNRILLVEDEEDIRKTLEEILVREGFVIEFARDGLEAMHKLEGASFNLIILDLMLPKWDGFKICKTIKQHKLHKDVPVIILTAMAQDEDREKCLSYGVDEYIKKPFDPDFLLRRIRELLERPPATDAQSPLSNPSNPS; encoded by the coding sequence ATGAGTAATCGGATTTTACTCGTGGAAGATGAGGAGGATATTCGCAAAACCTTAGAGGAAATTTTGGTGCGTGAAGGTTTTGTGATAGAATTTGCCCGCGATGGCTTGGAAGCAATGCATAAACTGGAAGGAGCCAGTTTCAATTTAATCATTTTAGACCTAATGCTTCCTAAATGGGACGGCTTTAAGATTTGTAAGACCATCAAGCAGCATAAATTACACAAGGATGTTCCGGTAATTATTCTCACCGCCATGGCTCAGGATGAAGACCGCGAGAAATGTCTTTCCTATGGAGTGGATGAATATATCAAAAAACCCTTTGACCCCGATTTTCTCCTGCGAAGAATCCGCGAACTCTTAGAACGCCCTCCGGCAACCGATGCCCAATCCCCTCTCTCCAACCCCTCTAACCCCAGCTAA
- a CDS encoding response regulator: MKKDTPEKEKTAEQKKILIIDDEPETVKELIEHLESAGYKVTLALSGNEGLRKLREAPADLIILDLMLPEMNGYKVARFIKFDKRFRNIPLVMFSARSDKLGEEPAKEVGVDAWFTKPFKPQEMFPALEKLLGKITVERGVKK, translated from the coding sequence ATGAAAAAAGATACGCCCGAAAAAGAGAAAACTGCCGAGCAGAAGAAAATCTTAATCATTGACGATGAGCCGGAAACCGTTAAGGAGCTCATAGAACACTTAGAGTCGGCTGGCTATAAGGTAACGCTTGCCCTCTCGGGTAATGAAGGGCTGAGGAAGTTACGAGAGGCGCCTGCAGACTTAATTATTCTGGATTTAATGCTTCCCGAGATGAATGGCTATAAAGTGGCACGCTTTATTAAATTTGACAAACGCTTCCGCAATATCCCCTTGGTGATGTTTAGCGCCCGTTCCGATAAGTTGGGCGAAGAACCGGCAAAAGAAGTAGGTGTGGACGCTTGGTTCACCAAACCCTTTAAGCCCCAAGAAATGTTCCCTGCCTTAGAAAAACTCTTAGGAAAAATAACCGTTGAACGCGGAGTGAAGAAGTAG
- a CDS encoding GAF domain-containing sensor histidine kinase, translating into MDYGVFQMDELKEQIHALLGGIQEKQRTVIERYLFELSAVYQLAREISTCADLDNCLKIVAERIAQLFSVETVSIVLKEEHSDILKIRCARGLSEEIVENTIIEEEDPPKTIIHWVIKTGKPLLVEDLVRDGRFPIRRGRYYNNSLLSVPLKEKEKVIGVININNKTSREVFNLNDLSLLTKIGELLSVYLESITEHRKKTIPNVKEEIVSHLSHEFKVPVTVIDEVLEMLVEELNPTLNDRQKRLFALARQSTQRLKRFVEDWLTYAKNGGNKKVAIEGKFFDLVSTVKHVIYSLDILAVNKGVVIKGLFPHSAELKIWANEDEITQVLVNLIHNAVKYNKENGTVEVSFEVSENKDLVKIYVSDTGIGISPENREKIFQRYNSAAGFNGDNVDSHGLGLYISREIIRRHGGEINVVSEVGKGSTFIVSLPQKKQIEG; encoded by the coding sequence ATGGATTACGGAGTTTTTCAGATGGACGAATTAAAAGAACAAATCCACGCCCTCTTGGGAGGGATTCAGGAAAAGCAGAGGACGGTAATTGAGCGCTATCTCTTTGAACTTTCTGCAGTTTATCAATTAGCACGGGAAATAAGCACCTGTGCTGATTTAGATAATTGTCTGAAGATTGTTGCGGAAAGGATTGCACAATTATTCTCGGTAGAGACAGTTTCTATCGTTTTAAAAGAAGAGCATTCTGACATTTTAAAGATAAGATGTGCACGGGGTTTAAGTGAAGAGATTGTCGAGAATACCATAATTGAAGAAGAGGACCCGCCTAAAACGATTATTCACTGGGTTATAAAAACCGGTAAGCCCCTTTTGGTAGAAGACCTTGTGCGTGATGGGAGGTTTCCGATAAGAAGAGGTAGATACTATAATAATTCTCTTTTAAGCGTTCCCTTGAAGGAAAAAGAAAAAGTAATTGGGGTAATCAATATAAATAATAAAACCTCGCGTGAGGTCTTTAATTTAAACGACCTCAGTCTTTTGACGAAAATCGGGGAGTTGTTGAGCGTTTATTTGGAGAGTATCACTGAGCATAGAAAGAAGACCATCCCTAACGTAAAAGAGGAGATTGTTTCCCATCTTTCCCACGAATTTAAAGTTCCCGTAACTGTCATTGATGAGGTCCTGGAGATGCTTGTTGAGGAACTTAACCCGACGCTTAACGATAGACAGAAGCGCCTTTTTGCCTTAGCTAGACAGAGCACCCAACGTTTAAAGCGCTTTGTTGAGGATTGGCTTACCTATGCCAAAAACGGCGGTAATAAGAAAGTAGCGATAGAGGGAAAATTCTTTGATTTAGTCAGCACGGTAAAACATGTTATTTATTCGTTAGATATTTTAGCCGTAAACAAGGGTGTCGTGATTAAAGGACTTTTCCCGCACAGCGCGGAACTAAAAATTTGGGCAAATGAAGATGAGATAACTCAGGTTTTGGTTAATTTGATTCATAATGCGGTAAAATATAACAAGGAAAATGGAACAGTTGAGGTAAGTTTTGAGGTTTCGGAAAATAAGGATTTGGTAAAAATCTATGTCTCCGACACAGGTATAGGGATTTCTCCGGAAAATCGGGAGAAGATTTTTCAGAGGTATAATTCCGCGGCGGGTTTCAATGGAGACAATGTTGATAGCCATGGTTTGGGTTTGTATATTTCTCGGGAAATCATCCGTCGTCATGGCGGAGAGATAAATGTGGTTTCGGAAGTGGGTAAAGGAAGTACCTTTATCGTCAGCCTTCCCCAGAAAAAGCAGATAGAAGGATAA
- a CDS encoding secretin and TonB N-terminal domain-containing protein — protein sequence MCKSFGCRVTAFLFMMFFVSSLSFGQEKSSSVVGEITETASGNLTMTFKDADLLTVLELLARKGGVNIIAGKEVSGSVTVKLVDVPWEKALKAILKINNLGYEREGNIITVMSQEKLASRSKSESEISEVQPVITEIFYLKNLDANDAKSAIAPQLSGRGKISVVAIKGQRGWVFGAETTMEKRTRVQKAETEGKAKILIVSDIPPVIERVREIIKTIDIAPRQVMIEAKILEVNHDKLKDFGLDWGSGSTGAENSTLSFVDIERDVSRTPPKVHSQLAGKQLGAQKAPSVFEPKADLSGNLPFDAGLTLAYKRLTGFQFEAILHALSEDVSANLLSAPRIMTLDNQEATILVGTKFPILSTNVSGETTTTVTSTLDYFQEVGIQLNVVPQIISENQINMIVHPAVTSIIDYEEAQSSEGNVLARYPVITTREAETQVIIKSGETIAIGGLLKDIKKESKVGVPLLKDIPLFGLLFQRTTTDVEKIDLLIFLRAFIVEPPQLTETEQERVTSIDSADKIISEEKIYKENKQGVLGRWKKLFKEQ from the coding sequence ATGTGTAAGTCTTTTGGATGTAGAGTCACTGCTTTTTTATTCATGATGTTTTTTGTAAGTAGTTTGAGTTTCGGCCAGGAGAAATCTTCTTCGGTAGTGGGAGAAATCACCGAGACTGCCTCGGGAAACCTCACTATGACTTTTAAAGATGCCGACCTGCTTACGGTCTTAGAACTACTTGCCCGTAAAGGAGGGGTAAATATCATTGCCGGAAAAGAGGTTAGTGGAAGCGTAACTGTTAAACTGGTGGATGTTCCTTGGGAAAAAGCCTTAAAGGCAATTCTTAAAATCAATAACTTAGGCTATGAACGCGAGGGGAACATCATTACTGTGATGAGTCAAGAGAAACTTGCCTCGCGCAGCAAATCCGAATCGGAAATCTCAGAAGTTCAACCGGTGATTACCGAGATATTTTATCTTAAAAATCTAGACGCTAACGACGCAAAAAGCGCCATTGCTCCGCAGCTATCAGGACGGGGGAAAATTTCCGTCGTAGCAATCAAAGGACAGCGGGGTTGGGTCTTTGGTGCAGAAACAACTATGGAAAAACGCACTCGTGTCCAGAAAGCAGAAACTGAAGGTAAAGCCAAAATCCTAATTGTTTCGGATATTCCTCCAGTAATTGAAAGAGTAAGAGAGATTATCAAAACCATTGATATCGCCCCGCGACAGGTAATGATTGAGGCAAAAATTCTGGAGGTTAACCACGATAAATTAAAGGATTTTGGCCTGGACTGGGGAAGCGGTTCTACCGGTGCGGAAAATTCCACCCTCTCCTTTGTAGACATAGAACGCGATGTCAGTAGAACTCCTCCCAAGGTTCATTCCCAACTTGCAGGTAAGCAGTTAGGCGCACAAAAAGCACCTTCTGTCTTTGAACCCAAAGCAGATTTAAGCGGAAATTTACCTTTTGATGCTGGACTGACCCTTGCCTACAAGAGACTCACTGGTTTTCAATTTGAGGCAATTCTACATGCTTTAAGTGAAGATGTAAGTGCAAATTTACTTTCTGCTCCACGCATTATGACTTTAGATAATCAGGAGGCAACTATTCTCGTGGGGACAAAATTCCCTATTTTAAGCACCAATGTCTCTGGCGAAACCACAACCACGGTCACCAGCACCCTTGACTACTTCCAGGAGGTAGGCATCCAGTTAAATGTCGTGCCCCAGATTATTTCCGAGAACCAAATCAATATGATTGTCCACCCTGCAGTTACCTCCATCATTGATTATGAAGAAGCGCAAAGTTCAGAGGGAAATGTTCTGGCCAGATACCCGGTAATTACCACGCGCGAGGCAGAAACTCAAGTCATCATAAAAAGTGGGGAAACCATTGCCATTGGAGGACTGCTTAAGGATATAAAGAAAGAGAGTAAAGTCGGTGTTCCCCTATTAAAAGACATACCTCTTTTTGGGCTTCTTTTCCAGCGCACTACTACCGATGTGGAGAAAATTGACCTTTTAATCTTCTTACGCGCCTTTATTGTGGAACCTCCGCAACTTACGGAAACCGAACAAGAACGTGTTACCAGTATTGACTCCGCAGACAAAATAATCAGCGAAGAAAAAATCTACAAGGAAAACAAACAAGGAGTCCTCGGTCGCTGGAAGAAGTTGTTTAAGGAACAGTAA
- a CDS encoding HAMP domain-containing histidine kinase, with product MRKTAEKIELFIWVLIFGGVIFLNLSPQLVSLRRIHLLAFLSSLLIFFLAEQFIFKRIAKPLKRNLLRILSFSSYIAVILFILIFHKNSVWIFYFFPLLLAFSLSLTFVIQPRTFVLLLVMVSLFLLGEIYWEARIPPENLVRLELPLPFTKIFSLSLLAIFGYYLYRNQVLVRRALEEYNEKLKNLNEELRRKTEELETANKHLQELSEAKSVFVATVSHELRTPLTAILNSLKLIGYETASNEKVKEYMEIIKKNIDRQSIMIDNLLDTARLERGTFEIKRTHFELNALISEVVETMRPQAKSKEITIDFSPLYGDSFLWGEEDGLRRVFINLLDNAIKFTPQGGKIEIFMSQEGANLKVVVADTGCGIPKEEQERIFEPFVQALMENKPSRRGIGLGLAIVREVVSRHQGKVWLESEVNRGSKFYILLPIDLRKSKRDE from the coding sequence ATGCGCAAAACAGCCGAGAAAATAGAATTGTTTATTTGGGTTTTAATTTTTGGAGGAGTTATTTTTCTCAATCTTTCACCGCAATTGGTGAGCTTGAGGCGTATTCATCTTCTCGCGTTTCTTTCCTCGCTATTGATCTTCTTTCTCGCTGAGCAATTTATTTTTAAGCGCATTGCTAAACCTCTTAAGAGGAATCTTCTGCGGATTTTAAGTTTTTCTTCTTATATCGCGGTCATTTTATTTATACTTATTTTCCATAAAAACAGTGTATGGATTTTTTATTTCTTTCCCCTTCTTCTGGCTTTTTCTTTATCGCTAACTTTTGTAATCCAGCCCCGCACCTTTGTTCTCCTTTTGGTAATGGTTTCTCTGTTTCTTTTAGGTGAGATTTACTGGGAGGCAAGAATCCCCCCAGAGAATTTGGTAAGGCTTGAGTTACCCCTTCCTTTTACCAAAATATTTAGCCTTTCGCTTTTGGCAATCTTTGGATATTACCTCTACCGCAATCAGGTTCTAGTGAGAAGGGCACTTGAGGAATACAACGAGAAACTCAAAAATCTCAATGAGGAACTGCGCAGAAAAACCGAAGAATTGGAAACCGCCAATAAGCACCTCCAGGAGCTTTCTGAGGCAAAATCGGTGTTTGTGGCAACGGTTTCCCACGAACTACGCACTCCGCTTACCGCCATACTCAATTCTCTGAAATTAATTGGCTATGAGACGGCGAGCAATGAAAAGGTTAAGGAGTATATGGAAATCATTAAGAAAAACATAGACCGGCAATCAATAATGATTGATAATCTCCTGGACACCGCACGGCTTGAGCGGGGAACTTTTGAGATAAAACGCACGCATTTTGAGTTAAATGCTCTTATCTCGGAAGTGGTAGAAACGATGCGTCCTCAGGCAAAGAGCAAGGAAATAACAATTGATTTTTCTCCCTTATATGGTGATTCTTTTCTCTGGGGAGAAGAAGATGGGTTAAGAAGGGTTTTTATCAACCTCTTGGACAACGCCATAAAATTTACACCACAAGGGGGAAAGATTGAAATCTTTATGAGTCAGGAAGGTGCTAACTTAAAAGTTGTAGTAGCAGATACCGGTTGTGGAATTCCCAAAGAAGAACAGGAAAGAATTTTTGAGCCCTTTGTGCAGGCGCTAATGGAGAATAAACCCTCGCGGAGAGGCATTGGCTTGGGGCTGGCGATTGTCAGAGAAGTGGTTAGTCGCCATCAGGGAAAGGTGTGGCTTGAGTCGGAGGTAAACAGAGGAAGTAAATTCTATATTTTATTGCCCATCGACTTAAGAAAGAGTAAGAGAGATGAGTAA
- the pilM gene encoding pilus assembly protein PilM — MQKKNKKILALDVDGEIITLVLAELAKEQIKLVGIKTISLLGLSPADYTQELSARIQEALKEFSPLGREVLVSLHSSSLYLGRYALPGLPQKEISSALRWQFKDAVSEKEEDILFDYLLVKETTDSEGLRQKHYLVCLVPKKEVNALCQLLEKINLEPLKITPPPFSLGKLLPENILPQKIYAVLDFAWTTSTLSFYRNREILFSRLIPVGVKNLVNSLCISLVYKGNNLSLNSQSAWQLLQEVGIPETTEGEWHGFPFSQILILLRPELERLATELIRSLDYFSFTLKEGTPEKIFLTGIGSAIKGLLKILTPSLHFPLEVLTFPVATSLELSPQEKNALTAPLANILNRFHKTIDFLPQEFRIAQIPALKKAINLFSLIVTFFLLGSIILALPRNIIQKKELTRFKKQMPNFEKLRALKQEFDRKREIKDIISAGKMNFNWVIQEISALLPPKAIISRMNIDKNSRSIELLGVIFAGDFVENIVVEMMKNMENSKIFFEPKLESIRKSPEKSLAEFKIKARIR, encoded by the coding sequence TTGCAAAAAAAAAATAAAAAAATACTGGCGCTGGATGTAGATGGAGAAATAATTACCCTTGTTCTGGCGGAATTAGCCAAAGAACAAATTAAACTCGTAGGAATAAAAACTATTTCTCTATTAGGGCTAAGTCCAGCGGATTATACTCAAGAACTAAGTGCAAGAATTCAAGAGGCATTAAAAGAATTCTCACCTCTGGGTCGGGAAGTGCTCGTTTCTCTCCACTCAAGTTCCCTTTATCTGGGAAGATATGCCCTTCCCGGCCTTCCGCAAAAAGAAATCTCCTCTGCTTTACGCTGGCAGTTCAAAGATGCCGTCTCCGAGAAAGAAGAAGATATCCTCTTTGATTACCTTCTAGTAAAAGAAACCACGGACTCTGAAGGTTTAAGACAGAAACATTATCTGGTCTGTCTGGTTCCTAAAAAAGAAGTAAACGCTCTCTGTCAACTCTTAGAAAAAATAAACCTTGAACCTTTAAAAATAACTCCTCCACCATTTTCTTTAGGTAAACTGCTTCCGGAAAATATTCTTCCTCAAAAGATATATGCGGTTTTAGATTTCGCTTGGACAACTTCTACGCTTTCTTTTTATCGGAATCGTGAAATTCTTTTTTCCCGACTTATCCCCGTGGGGGTAAAGAATCTGGTAAATTCTCTGTGTATTTCTCTTGTTTATAAAGGAAATAATCTCTCCTTAAATTCTCAAAGTGCTTGGCAACTACTCCAGGAGGTAGGCATTCCAGAAACTACCGAAGGGGAATGGCATGGTTTTCCTTTTTCCCAAATACTCATCCTTCTTCGTCCGGAACTGGAACGACTTGCCACAGAGTTAATCCGTTCCTTGGATTATTTCTCCTTTACCTTGAAAGAAGGAACTCCAGAAAAAATCTTTCTTACAGGTATTGGCTCAGCTATTAAAGGCTTGCTTAAAATCTTAACTCCTAGTCTTCATTTTCCTTTAGAAGTACTAACTTTCCCTGTGGCAACAAGTTTAGAACTCTCCCCTCAGGAAAAAAATGCACTTACCGCTCCACTAGCAAATATCTTGAATCGCTTCCATAAAACAATTGATTTCCTGCCTCAAGAATTTAGGATAGCACAAATCCCTGCTCTCAAAAAAGCAATAAATTTATTTTCCTTAATAGTTACTTTCTTTCTCTTGGGCTCAATAATTCTTGCTTTGCCGCGAAATATAATCCAGAAAAAGGAACTCACACGCTTTAAAAAGCAGATGCCCAATTTTGAGAAACTGAGAGCCTTAAAACAAGAATTTGACCGAAAAAGAGAAATTAAAGATATTATTTCCGCGGGAAAAATGAATTTTAACTGGGTAATTCAGGAAATCTCAGCCCTTCTTCCTCCCAAAGCAATAATTTCCCGCATGAACATCGATAAAAACTCCCGTAGTATTGAGCTTCTGGGGGTAATCTTTGCCGGAGATTTTGTGGAAAACATCGTGGTGGAGATGATGAAAAATATGGAAAATTCAAAAATTTTCTTTGAACCAAAATTAGAATCTATTAGAAAATCGCCCGAGAAGAGTCTTGCTGAGTTCAAAATAAAGGCACGAATAAGATGA